The following proteins come from a genomic window of Microbacterium sp. SY138:
- a CDS encoding helix-turn-helix transcriptional regulator → MVKPTRVSNTIRAHREQAGLTQAELARTVGVTRQTLIAIEQQKYSPTLELAFQIARAFGVGLDDIFEYPDTSGASS, encoded by the coding sequence ATGGTCAAGCCCACCCGCGTCTCGAACACCATCCGCGCGCATCGCGAACAGGCCGGACTCACCCAGGCCGAGCTCGCGCGCACGGTCGGCGTGACGCGCCAGACCCTCATCGCGATCGAGCAGCAGAAGTACTCGCCGACACTCGAACTCGCCTTCCAGATCGCCCGCGCGTTCGGCGTGGGGCTCGACGACATCTTCGAATACCCCGACACGTCAGGAGCATCATCATGA